A window of the Oscillospiraceae bacterium genome harbors these coding sequences:
- a CDS encoding DUF2520 domain-containing protein, which produces MKKLKIGFIGAGRVGRALGLYFTHHGLIIAGYSSRTPASAKEAAALTGSKWFYHMEETAAASDVLFLTTPDHVLPEADKEAAALLQQHPAWRTKIWLHVSGAHSSACLAALSAAGCPVGSLHPLQSFGDPAVSAKMLEKTYFSTEGTPKALEAVERILKQTGAACSRIETDKKPLYHAGACVLSNYLVMLIDTGLQLMQVAGMDRETLFPAVMPLIDGTLENIREQGTVQALTGPIVRADYGTVAAHCRAVDHSLPQLAGWYRALALQTVNFAENGGRLGCEQAENFRKLLQGCGSNEQ; this is translated from the coding sequence ATGAAAAAACTGAAAATTGGATTTATCGGCGCGGGCCGAGTCGGCCGGGCATTGGGCCTTTATTTTACCCACCATGGTCTTATCATTGCGGGATACAGCAGCAGAACCCCGGCCTCTGCAAAAGAGGCGGCGGCTTTGACAGGCAGCAAGTGGTTCTACCACATGGAAGAGACCGCTGCTGCAAGCGACGTGCTGTTTTTGACAACACCGGACCATGTGCTGCCCGAAGCAGATAAAGAAGCTGCTGCACTTTTGCAGCAGCACCCTGCATGGCGGACGAAAATCTGGCTGCATGTCAGCGGGGCGCATTCTTCTGCGTGCTTGGCGGCACTTTCCGCGGCGGGGTGCCCGGTGGGCAGTCTGCACCCGCTGCAGAGTTTCGGTGACCCGGCGGTCAGTGCGAAAATGCTGGAAAAGACTTATTTCAGCACAGAGGGTACCCCAAAAGCGCTTGAGGCAGTCGAGCGGATTTTAAAGCAGACCGGCGCAGCCTGCAGCAGAATTGAGACAGACAAAAAGCCGCTTTACCATGCGGGCGCCTGTGTGCTTTCCAATTACCTGGTTATGCTGATTGACACAGGTCTGCAGCTAATGCAGGTGGCCGGCATGGACCGCGAAACGCTGTTTCCTGCGGTCATGCCGCTGATTGATGGGACACTCGAAAATATCCGGGAGCAGGGCACCGTGCAGGCGTTGACTGGGCCGATTGTGCGTGCGGATTATGGCACTGTGGCGGCGCACTGCCGTGCAGTAGACCACAGCCTGCCGCAGCTGGCCGGCTGGTACCGCGCCTTGGCACTGCAAACGGTAAATTTCGCGGAAAATGGTGGAAGACTGGGCTGTGAACAGGCGGAAAATTTTCGCAAACTCTTACAAGGATGTGGCAGCAATGAACAGTAG
- a CDS encoding thiamine phosphate synthase produces MSDILCVTSRHLCRGDFLQRMAEIAAAHPAGILLREKDLSPQAYEKLAKEVFSICRRYETPLILHSYAACAQKLGCDSLHLPLPVLRHLPQQQRCQFRVLGASCHSGADVLEAAALGCTYVTLGHIFATDCKKGLPPRGTAFLREVCTEPPLPVWAIGGIGPQNVGQVRAAGAAGACVMSGFMQCDSPTAFLREMERKK; encoded by the coding sequence ATGTCTGATATTTTATGTGTCACCAGCCGGCATTTGTGCCGGGGGGATTTTTTGCAGCGCATGGCAGAGATTGCCGCGGCGCACCCGGCGGGTATTCTGCTGCGGGAAAAAGATCTTTCGCCGCAGGCGTACGAAAAACTGGCGAAAGAAGTGTTTTCCATCTGCCGGCGGTATGAAACGCCGCTCATTCTGCACAGTTACGCAGCGTGTGCACAAAAGCTCGGCTGTGATTCGCTGCATTTGCCGCTGCCGGTTCTGCGCCATTTGCCACAGCAGCAGCGCTGCCAGTTTCGTGTGCTAGGGGCTTCCTGCCACAGCGGTGCAGATGTCCTAGAAGCGGCGGCTCTGGGCTGTACGTATGTGACGCTGGGGCATATTTTTGCAACAGACTGCAAAAAAGGTCTGCCGCCGCGCGGAACGGCGTTTTTGCGGGAAGTGTGCACAGAGCCGCCGCTGCCGGTGTGGGCCATTGGCGGCATTGGCCCACAAAACGTGGGGCAGGTGCGCGCTGCCGGTGCAGCGGGGGCCTGCGTGATGAGCGGTTTTATGCAATGTGACAGTCCAACCGCGTTTTTGCGCGAAATGGAACGAAAAAAATAG
- the thiH gene encoding 2-iminoacetate synthase ThiH has translation MANDFLVDSEFLSPEALKRKHQLETDPSCRKDPMEYLPGMEQIHSDICDKVISQMKAYDCTQYTPRDVMAALSHETCTVQDFKALISPAAQPFLEQMAQRARMETRRHFGNTVYLFTPLYIANYCENYCIYCGFNCYNHIHRKQLNHAEIEHEMKVIADSGMEEILILTGESRKMSSLAYIGDACKLAHQYFRNVGLEIYPVNTDEYRYLRECGADYVTVFQETYDLKKYETLHLMGHKRVWPYRFDSQERALMGGMRGVGFSALLGLSDFRKDALATALHVYYLQRKYPQAEMSLSCPRLRPIINNEKINPQDVHETQLCQLLCAYRIFLPFAGITVSSRESRAFRNGIVKIAATKISAGVSTGIGDHESKYTGKQLDEVEGDEQFEICDTRSFGQMYGDMAGEGLQPVLNDYLYV, from the coding sequence ATGGCAAATGATTTTTTAGTAGATTCCGAATTCCTTTCGCCAGAGGCACTCAAGCGCAAGCATCAACTGGAGACGGACCCTTCCTGCCGGAAAGACCCGATGGAGTATCTGCCGGGCATGGAGCAGATCCATTCTGATATCTGTGATAAAGTCATTTCGCAGATGAAAGCGTATGACTGCACCCAGTATACCCCCAGAGATGTAATGGCCGCGCTTTCGCACGAAACATGTACGGTACAGGACTTTAAGGCACTGATTTCGCCTGCTGCCCAGCCTTTTTTGGAGCAGATGGCACAGCGTGCGCGCATGGAGACCCGCCGCCACTTCGGCAATACGGTTTACCTGTTTACGCCGCTGTATATTGCAAATTACTGCGAAAATTACTGTATTTACTGCGGCTTTAACTGCTACAACCATATCCACCGCAAACAGCTGAATCACGCGGAAATCGAGCACGAGATGAAAGTCATTGCCGATTCGGGTATGGAGGAAATCTTGATTCTGACCGGTGAAAGCCGCAAAATGAGCAGCCTTGCGTATATCGGCGATGCCTGTAAACTGGCGCACCAGTATTTCCGCAATGTTGGGTTGGAAATTTACCCGGTGAATACCGACGAATACCGCTACCTGCGCGAATGCGGCGCCGACTATGTCACGGTGTTTCAGGAAACGTATGACCTTAAAAAATATGAAACGCTGCACCTGATGGGGCACAAGCGAGTCTGGCCTTACCGCTTTGATTCACAAGAGCGTGCACTGATGGGCGGTATGCGCGGGGTCGGTTTTTCGGCACTGCTTGGCCTCTCTGATTTCCGCAAAGACGCATTGGCGACAGCGCTGCATGTCTACTATCTGCAGCGCAAATATCCGCAGGCAGAAATGTCCCTTTCCTGTCCGCGGCTGCGCCCGATTATCAACAACGAAAAAATCAACCCGCAGGATGTACATGAAACGCAGCTGTGTCAGCTTTTGTGTGCCTACCGCATTTTCCTGCCCTTTGCGGGCATTACGGTTTCTTCGCGGGAAAGCAGAGCTTTCCGCAACGGCATTGTCAAGATTGCGGCAACTAAGATTTCCGCCGGCGTTTCCACAGGCATTGGCGACCACGAGAGCAAATATACTGGCAAGCAGCTCGATGAGGTAGAGGGTGACGAACAATTTGAAATCTGCGATACTCGCAGCTTTGGCCAGATGTACGGTGATATGGCAGGAGAAGGCCTGCAGCCGGTGCTGAATGATTACTTGTATGTCTGA
- a CDS encoding aspartate 1-decarboxylase encodes MQLTMLKAKIHRATVTQADIHYVGSITIDQSLMQAAGIRPYEQVQVADIDNGSRLVTYAIPGKAGSGTICINGAGAKLVNRGDKVIIMCYCQVSEQEAAAFEPTVVFVNAANAACARENCN; translated from the coding sequence ATGCAGCTGACAATGCTGAAAGCGAAGATTCACCGTGCAACAGTGACACAGGCCGATATTCATTATGTCGGCAGCATTACCATTGATCAAAGCCTAATGCAGGCGGCGGGCATTCGCCCGTACGAGCAGGTGCAGGTTGCGGATATTGACAACGGCAGTCGTTTGGTTACCTATGCAATTCCCGGCAAAGCCGGCAGCGGCACTATCTGCATTAACGGCGCGGGTGCCAAGCTGGTGAATCGCGGCGATAAGGTCATTATTATGTGCTATTGCCAGGTGAGTGAGCAGGAAGCGGCCGCGTTTGAGCCAACCGTGGTGTTTGTAAACGCCGCGAATGCCGCCTGCGCACGCGAAAACTGTAATTAA
- the thiS gene encoding sulfur carrier protein ThiS, producing the protein MAVINGEKVETGEKTMAQYLSGTSYALSRIAVELNGHILQKQRYGETVLKDGDVVEIVSFVGGG; encoded by the coding sequence GTGGCAGTTATCAATGGAGAAAAAGTAGAGACCGGCGAAAAAACAATGGCACAGTATCTTTCCGGGACTTCGTATGCGCTTTCCCGCATCGCGGTAGAACTCAATGGACATATCCTGCAAAAGCAGCGCTACGGTGAAACCGTGCTGAAAGACGGCGACGTGGTAGAAATCGTCAGCTTTGTGGGCGGTGGCTGA
- a CDS encoding PTS sugar transporter subunit IIC translates to MEKVKAFLKRKDIVISAKRYGIDALGAMAQGLFCSLLIGTIINTIGTQFHIGFLTTAVATIAGTKYTVGGLATAMSGPAMAVAIGYALHCPPLVLFSLIAVGFASNALGGAGGPLAVLFVAIITAEVGKAVSKETKIDILVTPLVTIGLGVALSAWWAPALGFAAMKVGDLIMWATELQPFFMGILVSVLVGIALTLPISSAAICAALSLTGLAGGAAVAGCCAQMVGFAVMSFKENRWGGLISQGIGTSMLQMGNIVKNPRIWIAPIVTSAITGPIATCLFHLQMNGTPVSSGMGTCGLVGQIGVYTGWVKDIAAGTKAAITGMDWAGLLLISFVLPAVLCPLINHFCRKRGWVKDGDMTLS, encoded by the coding sequence TTGGAGAAAGTAAAGGCATTTTTAAAACGAAAAGATATTGTTATTTCGGCAAAGCGCTACGGAATTGATGCACTGGGCGCCATGGCACAGGGACTTTTCTGTTCCCTTTTAATTGGCACCATTATCAACACAATCGGCACGCAGTTTCACATTGGTTTTTTGACCACCGCCGTCGCAACGATTGCCGGCACAAAGTACACCGTTGGTGGCCTTGCAACCGCTATGAGCGGCCCGGCTATGGCTGTAGCAATCGGCTATGCGCTGCACTGCCCGCCGCTTGTGCTGTTTTCGCTTATCGCTGTAGGCTTTGCCTCAAATGCGCTGGGCGGCGCAGGCGGCCCGCTGGCAGTTTTGTTTGTCGCAATCATTACCGCCGAGGTCGGCAAGGCGGTTTCTAAAGAAACAAAAATTGATATTTTGGTAACGCCGCTGGTCACCATTGGCCTGGGTGTTGCACTTTCTGCCTGGTGGGCGCCCGCACTGGGGTTTGCCGCCATGAAAGTCGGCGACCTCATCATGTGGGCAACCGAACTGCAGCCCTTCTTTATGGGCATTTTGGTTTCTGTATTGGTAGGCATTGCGCTGACCCTGCCGATTTCTTCGGCAGCAATCTGCGCAGCGCTCTCGCTGACCGGCCTTGCAGGCGGCGCAGCTGTGGCGGGCTGCTGTGCACAGATGGTTGGTTTCGCCGTGATGTCCTTTAAAGAGAACCGCTGGGGCGGCTTGATTTCGCAGGGAATCGGGACCTCTATGCTACAGATGGGCAATATCGTAAAGAATCCGCGCATCTGGATTGCACCGATTGTCACCTCGGCTATTACCGGACCAATCGCCACCTGCCTGTTTCATCTGCAGATGAACGGCACCCCGGTTTCTTCCGGTATGGGCACCTGCGGCCTGGTCGGCCAAATCGGTGTTTACACGGGCTGGGTAAAGGACATTGCCGCTGGCACCAAGGCCGCCATTACCGGTATGGACTGGGCCGGTCTGCTGCTGATAAGCTTTGTACTGCCCGCTGTGCTGTGCCCGCTGATCAATCACTTCTGCCGCAAAAGGGGCTGGGTCAAAGATGGGGATATGACTTTGTCATAA
- the thiF gene encoding sulfur carrier protein ThiS adenylyltransferase ThiF, translating to MIPTQKEMQQALVERCGAALQEKFSRACVAVCGLGGLGSNIAIALARAGVGRLHLIDFDRVDLSNLNRQQYFANQLGMYKTDALRQTLAMTAPYCEVVTDTLHVTAESIPGLFRQENCICEAFDRPEQKAMLVNGVLEHYPKTFLVAGSGMAGLGSANRIRTRKVTDWFYLCGDEVSNAGEGPGLLSARVLVCAAHEANMVLRLLAGKRQA from the coding sequence ATGATACCAACACAAAAAGAAATGCAGCAGGCACTGGTCGAGCGCTGCGGTGCCGCGCTGCAGGAAAAATTCAGCAGAGCCTGTGTGGCAGTGTGCGGCTTAGGCGGGCTTGGCTCCAACATTGCCATTGCGCTGGCGCGGGCGGGGGTCGGCCGGCTGCACCTGATTGACTTTGACCGGGTCGATTTGTCAAATCTAAACCGGCAGCAGTACTTTGCAAATCAACTCGGCATGTACAAAACGGATGCCCTGCGCCAGACCCTTGCCATGACAGCCCCTTACTGTGAAGTGGTTACGGATACACTGCATGTCACAGCAGAGAGCATACCGGGTCTTTTTCGGCAGGAGAACTGTATTTGTGAAGCCTTTGATCGGCCAGAGCAAAAGGCAATGCTGGTAAACGGCGTACTGGAGCATTATCCAAAAACCTTTTTGGTTGCGGGCTCCGGTATGGCTGGGCTGGGGTCTGCAAACCGCATACGGACCCGGAAAGTGACAGATTGGTTCTACCTATGTGGGGACGAGGTCAGCAACGCCGGCGAGGGGCCGGGGCTTCTTTCCGCGCGGGTGCTGGTCTGTGCCGCACACGAGGCCAATATGGTGCTGCGGCTGCTTGCCGGAAAACGGCAGGCGTAA
- the panC gene encoding pantoate--beta-alanine ligase — MKLVTTIAQLQQELAALGRKNKTLGFVPTMGYLHAGHQSLIRKAKEQNDLVVVSDFVNPTQFGPNEDFDKYPRDISRDCKAAEEAGADLVFHPEASEIYLPGASTEVEVKGEITHKLCGASRPIHFKGVATVVSTLLHIVQPDRAYFGQKDAQQVVVIKKMVRDLHFPVEIVPCPIVREKDGLALSSRNLYLTPEQHRQALSLSRGLQKARAYFADGAADHASTAKLQAVIRQEIAAQPLAKIEYVEVLDADTLDETAQILPGKKALAAVAVRFGTTRLIDNTILGQEEN; from the coding sequence ATGAAACTAGTTACAACCATCGCTCAGCTGCAGCAGGAACTGGCAGCACTCGGCCGCAAAAACAAAACACTTGGATTTGTGCCTACCATGGGGTACCTGCATGCGGGGCATCAGTCCCTGATTCGCAAAGCGAAAGAGCAGAACGACTTAGTCGTAGTCAGCGATTTTGTCAACCCGACTCAGTTTGGCCCCAACGAGGACTTTGACAAATATCCGCGTGACATCAGCCGCGACTGCAAAGCTGCCGAAGAGGCCGGCGCAGACCTTGTCTTTCACCCAGAGGCGAGTGAGATTTATCTGCCGGGCGCTTCTACAGAAGTTGAGGTAAAAGGTGAGATTACCCACAAGCTTTGCGGTGCTTCCCGCCCAATTCACTTTAAAGGGGTTGCTACTGTGGTCAGCACGCTGCTTCATATTGTGCAACCGGACCGCGCCTATTTTGGGCAGAAAGATGCCCAGCAGGTGGTCGTCATCAAAAAAATGGTGCGCGATTTGCACTTTCCGGTAGAAATCGTTCCCTGCCCCATTGTGCGTGAAAAAGATGGTCTGGCGCTGAGTTCCCGCAACCTGTACCTCACGCCGGAGCAGCACCGGCAGGCGCTTTCTTTAAGCCGCGGCCTGCAAAAGGCACGCGCCTATTTTGCGGACGGCGCTGCCGACCACGCCTCCACAGCAAAGCTGCAGGCAGTGATTCGGCAAGAGATTGCCGCCCAGCCGCTGGCAAAGATTGAGTACGTCGAGGTACTGGATGCCGATACACTGGATGAAACTGCGCAGATTCTGCCGGGCAAAAAAGCCCTGGCAGCAGTGGCTGTGCGCTTTGGCACCACACGCCTGATTGACAACACTATTTTAGGGCAGGAGGAAAACTGA
- a CDS encoding thiazole synthase produces the protein MEKNDDKLVLGGHAFTSRFILGSGKYSLQLIKAAVEDAGAQIVTMAVRRANTREHENILDYIPKGVTLLPNTSGARSAEEAIRIAHLARELGCGDFIKIEIMRDSKYLLPDNSETIRATEALAKEGFIVLPYMYPDLNAARDLVNAGAAAVMPLASPIGSNKGLATKEFLQILIHEIELPVIVDAGIGRPSQACEAMEMGAAAIMANTALATAGDLPLMATAFRKAVEAGREAYLSGLGRVLVRGAAASDPLTGFLRS, from the coding sequence ATGGAGAAAAACGACGACAAACTGGTCCTTGGCGGGCACGCATTTACATCCCGCTTTATTTTAGGCTCCGGCAAATATTCACTGCAGCTCATCAAGGCCGCGGTAGAGGACGCCGGCGCACAGATTGTGACAATGGCGGTGCGCCGCGCAAATACGCGCGAGCACGAAAACATTCTGGACTACATACCAAAGGGTGTCACCCTGCTGCCGAATACTTCCGGCGCGCGCAGCGCAGAGGAAGCCATTCGCATTGCCCACCTTGCGCGCGAGCTGGGCTGCGGCGACTTCATCAAAATTGAAATCATGCGCGACAGCAAGTACCTGCTGCCCGACAACAGCGAGACGATTCGTGCCACTGAAGCGCTGGCCAAAGAAGGATTTATTGTACTGCCGTATATGTACCCCGATTTAAATGCTGCCCGTGACCTTGTCAATGCGGGCGCCGCAGCGGTTATGCCGCTGGCGTCACCGATTGGCTCTAACAAAGGCCTTGCAACCAAAGAATTCCTGCAGATTTTGATTCATGAAATCGAACTGCCTGTGATTGTAGATGCGGGTATCGGCCGCCCTTCACAGGCATGTGAAGCGATGGAGATGGGCGCCGCAGCGATTATGGCAAACACCGCATTGGCTACAGCAGGCGACCTGCCGCTCATGGCAACTGCATTCCGCAAAGCGGTTGAGGCCGGGCGTGAAGCATATCTTTCCGGTTTAGGCCGCGTGTTGGTGCGCGGCGCGGCTGCTTCTGACCCGCTGACCGGCTTCCTGCGCAGCTAA
- a CDS encoding sodium:alanine symporter family protein: MEKSLDAFLSAVDKYVWGIPLIVLILLVGAIFTIRLKGIQLRHLPEAFHFMRWKGEGKGEISSFSALCTALSATVGTGNIVGVATAITAGGPGALFWMVLAACLGMATKYAEATLAVKYRSVDKENHVLGGPFYYIERGMKEKFGHNFKWLAVLFAVFGMLVGLLGIGTMTQINSITSGIQNFFDPKKASTVSIFGGSYSWATVLAAVAITLLTALVIIGGLKRISAVATKIVPTMFVIYFVSALYVIAFNAPKLGGAFGAIFSGAFNGTAAVGGFAGAVVAEAIRSGIARGIFSNESGLGSSPIAAAAGKVLHPAQQGLVSMLGTFFDTIIICNVTGLCIISSGAYQVKGLQGFFVTDYAFRKAFFFAPQVGSFLLMICLTLFAFTTILGWNYYGTRCVSYLTGSKNAVTVYNWLYIVALAAGPFLALNSVWTLADIVNGLMAFPNLIALFALSGVVKKETDSFFDYLRRNPYKKSKKKKKDEVQTC, from the coding sequence ATGGAAAAGTCCCTGGATGCGTTTCTTTCTGCGGTAGACAAATATGTTTGGGGGATTCCGCTGATTGTACTGATCCTTTTGGTTGGCGCTATTTTTACCATACGGTTAAAAGGAATTCAGCTTCGTCATCTGCCGGAAGCCTTTCACTTCATGCGCTGGAAAGGAGAGGGAAAAGGCGAAATTTCCAGTTTCAGTGCGCTGTGTACAGCCCTTTCCGCTACCGTTGGCACAGGCAATATTGTTGGTGTTGCCACAGCAATTACGGCCGGCGGGCCGGGCGCCCTGTTCTGGATGGTGTTGGCCGCCTGTTTAGGCATGGCGACCAAATACGCCGAAGCAACGCTGGCGGTAAAGTACCGTAGCGTTGATAAAGAAAACCATGTGCTTGGCGGGCCGTTCTACTACATTGAGCGCGGCATGAAAGAAAAGTTTGGCCACAACTTTAAGTGGCTGGCAGTGCTCTTTGCTGTTTTCGGTATGCTGGTTGGTCTGCTGGGAATTGGCACAATGACCCAGATTAACAGCATTACCAGTGGCATACAGAATTTCTTTGACCCGAAAAAAGCCAGTACGGTTTCTATTTTTGGCGGCAGCTATTCTTGGGCGACCGTCCTTGCCGCTGTTGCAATCACGCTGTTGACGGCACTCGTCATTATTGGTGGGCTCAAGCGTATCTCTGCGGTAGCTACAAAAATTGTGCCCACCATGTTCGTTATTTATTTTGTCAGTGCACTGTATGTCATCGCTTTTAATGCACCAAAGCTCGGCGGCGCATTTGGCGCTATTTTCAGCGGCGCTTTTAATGGCACAGCAGCGGTCGGCGGATTTGCCGGTGCAGTTGTCGCGGAGGCAATCCGCAGCGGCATCGCCCGCGGCATTTTTTCCAACGAATCCGGTTTGGGCAGCTCTCCTATTGCGGCGGCTGCCGGCAAAGTGCTGCACCCGGCGCAGCAGGGCTTGGTCTCTATGCTGGGCACATTCTTTGATACCATCATTATCTGCAATGTGACCGGCCTGTGCATCATTTCTTCCGGTGCATACCAGGTAAAGGGACTTCAAGGCTTTTTCGTCACAGATTATGCGTTTCGCAAAGCCTTTTTCTTTGCGCCGCAGGTGGGCTCTTTCCTGCTGATGATTTGCTTGACGCTGTTTGCCTTTACCACAATCCTTGGCTGGAACTACTATGGCACCCGCTGCGTGTCTTACCTGACAGGCAGCAAAAACGCTGTGACAGTTTACAACTGGCTCTACATTGTCGCTTTGGCGGCAGGACCGTTCTTAGCGCTCAATTCTGTATGGACCCTCGCGGATATTGTAAACGGTCTGATGGCTTTTCCAAACCTGATTGCCCTCTTTGCACTTTCGGGAGTGGTGAAAAAAGAAACGGATTCTTTTTTCGATTACCTGCGCAGAAACCCGTATAAGAAGAGTAAGAAAAAGAAGAAAGACGAAGTACAGACCTGCTAG
- the panB gene encoding 3-methyl-2-oxobutanoate hydroxymethyltransferase, protein MNSRFTVKSFQKAKEQHERISMLTAYDYSMAKIVDAGGIDAILVGDSLGMVMQGNSSTLPVTMDQMVYHCRCVSRGVQRALVVGDMPFLSYQVSTEDAVRNAGRLIQQGGAGAVKLEGGRDMVPVVHAIVRAQIPVMGHIGLTPQSVNVLGGFKVQGKELQKAKDLIADAQALEEAGAFAIVLESVPEGLAELITEKVSIPTIGIGAGRCCDGQILVVHDLLGMFDDFVPKFVKQYAHMKQDMSGAVSAYVSDVKEQRFPEKANTFAMDAAVLEKLQETEEKEI, encoded by the coding sequence ATGAACAGTAGATTCACTGTAAAATCGTTTCAAAAAGCAAAAGAGCAGCACGAAAGAATCAGCATGCTGACCGCTTACGACTATTCCATGGCAAAAATCGTGGATGCCGGCGGCATAGACGCCATTTTAGTGGGCGATTCCCTGGGTATGGTCATGCAGGGAAACAGCTCCACTCTGCCGGTCACCATGGACCAGATGGTTTATCACTGCCGGTGCGTTTCGCGCGGGGTGCAGCGGGCACTGGTGGTTGGCGATATGCCCTTTCTTTCCTATCAGGTCAGTACAGAAGATGCTGTGCGCAATGCCGGCCGGCTGATTCAGCAGGGCGGCGCCGGCGCGGTCAAGCTGGAGGGCGGCCGCGATATGGTGCCGGTGGTGCACGCCATTGTGCGGGCACAGATTCCGGTTATGGGTCACATTGGTCTTACCCCCCAGTCTGTCAATGTCCTGGGCGGATTTAAAGTACAGGGTAAAGAACTGCAGAAGGCGAAAGACCTGATTGCCGACGCACAGGCACTGGAAGAAGCGGGTGCTTTTGCGATTGTATTAGAGTCTGTACCAGAAGGATTGGCAGAGCTTATCACCGAAAAGGTCAGTATCCCCACCATTGGCATCGGTGCGGGCCGCTGCTGTGACGGGCAGATTTTAGTCGTTCACGATTTACTTGGCATGTTTGATGATTTTGTACCGAAATTTGTAAAGCAGTACGCACATATGAAGCAGGATATGTCCGGCGCGGTGTCCGCGTATGTTTCCGACGTAAAAGAGCAGCGCTTCCCCGAAAAGGCGAATACCTTTGCTATGGACGCCGCCGTCTTGGAAAAGCTGCAGGAAACAGAGGAAAAGGAGATCTAA
- a CDS encoding ABC transporter permease subunit, translating to MFLYVLPFLVLIFLFSYFPLAGWAYAFYDYKPPLALSQCQYVGTKWFQMLFSNPTQVKQLIQVLKNTFAMSLLGIATSILPLLFAVFLNEIHCKWFRNLVQTLTTLPNFISWVLVFSVAFSLFSNTGMVNTILQNMGVIQTPIKFLDSDSHTYLWMLFWNTWKCLGWNSIMYLASIAGIDTSLYEAARVDGANRGQIIRNITIPSLMPTFFVLLMLSVANFLNNGMDQYFVFQNAFNKTHIQVLDLYVYNIGMTGNSLSLATAISMMKSLVSVVLLCVVNTVSKKTRGESIM from the coding sequence ATGTTCTTGTATGTCCTGCCGTTTCTGGTACTTATCTTTTTGTTTTCCTATTTTCCACTGGCCGGCTGGGCGTACGCATTTTACGACTACAAGCCGCCGCTGGCGCTTTCGCAGTGTCAGTATGTAGGGACCAAATGGTTTCAGATGCTGTTTTCCAACCCAACACAGGTAAAGCAGCTGATTCAGGTCTTGAAAAACACCTTTGCCATGAGCTTGCTGGGCATTGCGACCTCCATTTTGCCGCTGCTGTTTGCAGTCTTCTTAAATGAAATTCACTGCAAATGGTTCCGCAATCTGGTACAGACACTGACCACGCTGCCAAACTTCATCAGCTGGGTTTTGGTGTTTTCCGTTGCATTCAGCCTGTTTTCCAACACAGGCATGGTTAACACGATTCTGCAGAACATGGGCGTTATTCAGACGCCAATTAAATTCCTCGACAGTGACTCGCACACATACCTATGGATGCTTTTCTGGAATACATGGAAGTGCCTAGGCTGGAACTCCATTATGTACCTAGCCTCTATTGCAGGCATTGACACTTCGCTTTACGAGGCTGCACGTGTAGATGGCGCCAACCGCGGCCAGATTATCCGAAACATCACGATTCCTTCCCTGATGCCTACCTTCTTTGTTTTGCTGATGCTTTCTGTTGCAAACTTCCTGAACAACGGCATGGACCAGTACTTCGTTTTCCAGAATGCTTTCAACAAAACACACATTCAGGTGCTTGACCTGTACGTTTACAACATCGGCATGACAGGCAACAGCCTTTCGCTGGCAACAGCAATCAGCATGATGAAGAGCCTGGTCAGTGTGGTGCTGCTGTGCGTGGTAAACACGGTTTCAAAGAAAACGCGCGGCGAGTCGATTATGTAA